The Persephonella atlantica genome includes a window with the following:
- a CDS encoding TorD/DmsD family molecular chaperone produces the protein MEEKMQEVQARINMYGLLSRLFIEEIDVDTLKKIKENPDMLDLFPKTKQWKQFFEKEPQKLIEEELNVDFTTVFLLNVYPYESVFMNDEGYIDPSITNPALIFYREHGYSIDLNKTRALSPDHIAVEMEFMMTLAKEELEALKQDDTQKVKNLKEIQKKFLEEHLANWGVVYLLSAKDMAETPFYQDVCELALEFILSDYELLSEDLEGVYA, from the coding sequence ATGGAAGAAAAAATGCAGGAAGTTCAGGCAAGAATCAACATGTATGGCCTTTTATCAAGGCTGTTCATTGAGGAGATTGATGTAGATACGCTAAAAAAAATAAAAGAAAATCCAGACATGTTAGACCTTTTCCCAAAAACAAAACAGTGGAAACAGTTTTTTGAGAAAGAACCCCAAAAACTGATAGAAGAAGAGCTTAACGTTGATTTTACGACAGTATTTCTTCTTAATGTTTATCCCTATGAATCGGTTTTTATGAATGATGAAGGTTATATAGACCCTTCTATAACAAATCCTGCCCTTATATTTTACAGAGAGCACGGATACTCTATTGACCTGAACAAAACACGGGCACTGTCTCCAGACCATATAGCTGTTGAGATGGAATTTATGATGACTTTAGCAAAGGAAGAGTTAGAAGCTCTTAAGCAGGATGATACACAAAAAGTTAAAAACCTGAAAGAGATACAGAAAAAATTCCTTGAGGAGCATCTTGCAAACTGGGGAGTTGTGTATCTCCTCTCTGCAAAGGATATGGCAGAAACCCCATTTTATCAGGATGTTTGCGAGCTTGCCCTTGAGTTTATACTATCTGATTATGAACTGCTTTCTGAGGATTTAGAAGGGGTTTATGCCTGA
- the nrfD gene encoding NrfD/PsrC family molybdoenzyme membrane anchor subunit — MIGAEVTFDVALPKIVWGWLVSTNMWAKSIATGTFLLGIYFIKKYPEQDNFFRKWLPILGLIFIGITLLVTVLDLHHIFRFWKIFFHPHFTSAVTLGAWVVSAFVIVLLISFWSWATGNKKLLDRVMIPGFILAFFSTIYTAGIMGEATAREVWVFPSEMISMLLSAMLAGSAAYLIIDALYGNILQEKVRRELGYILFGSAGLSAAMFIGELFFAKMHSEFSYEVVKVLAFGEVAPFFWIGIVFAFIIPMMLVGIANEYRRYRYAWIASIFALIGLWLIKHAWLIAPQTLPLS, encoded by the coding sequence ATGATAGGGGCAGAAGTAACATTTGATGTGGCTCTCCCTAAGATTGTATGGGGATGGCTCGTCTCAACAAATATGTGGGCAAAAAGTATAGCAACAGGTACATTCTTATTAGGTATATACTTCATAAAGAAGTATCCAGAGCAGGATAACTTTTTCAGAAAATGGCTTCCAATACTGGGGCTTATATTCATAGGTATTACCCTTTTAGTAACAGTCCTTGACCTTCACCATATATTTAGATTCTGGAAGATATTCTTCCATCCACACTTTACTTCTGCTGTAACACTGGGAGCATGGGTTGTTTCTGCATTTGTTATAGTGCTTCTTATATCTTTCTGGTCGTGGGCTACAGGAAACAAGAAACTCCTTGACAGAGTTATGATTCCCGGCTTTATTCTTGCATTTTTCTCTACTATCTACACAGCTGGAATTATGGGAGAAGCAACAGCAAGGGAAGTATGGGTATTCCCATCAGAGATGATATCAATGCTCCTCAGTGCGATGCTGGCAGGTTCAGCAGCTTATCTAATAATAGATGCCCTGTATGGGAATATTTTGCAGGAAAAAGTAAGAAGAGAGCTTGGATACATACTTTTTGGTTCTGCAGGTCTTTCTGCAGCAATGTTTATTGGTGAACTGTTTTTTGCAAAGATGCACAGTGAGTTTTCCTATGAGGTTGTAAAAGTTTTAGCTTTTGGAGAAGTGGCTCCATTTTTCTGGATAGGAATTGTGTTTGCTTTTATCATTCCTATGATGCTGGTAGGTATAGCTAACGAATACAGAAGATACAGATATGCATGGATAGCCTCAATATTTGCTCTTATTGGTCTGTGGCTTATAAAACATGCATGGCTTATTGCACCGCAAACTTTACCATTAAGTTAA
- a CDS encoding OmpP1/FadL family transporter has product MRKVAGSVALVTAVLSASAFATNGDNMIGVSPASRAMGGLGTGICLEPTDSIFRNPGWLGRQKGFNVSFGGILFMPHVKARSKGYWDTDDTAAGGVIAVDSGYQTSDADTFVIPEIAITNQINDRLVIGIGAYGVSGMGVDYRDKDGLNQMHTTLQFMRVVPAVGYKVNDKLAIGGALHLAWGSLDLGAVMAYDADGDGAPGTTWNAAGGQSQSYGIGASIGINYKPLDNVCLGFYYQSSVKMKYKNVFKSNPMSNNFEDLKLEQPQEASVGVGFRPIPELKVGFDVRWINWSDADGYKQFKWKDQWVFAVGGEYKVTPRLALRAGYNYGKSPIRSKSNLDAANRNNTVPDFSGRFSDYEIEWFNLVGFPAITEHHITLGFGYQFTEHFTLNMSYVRAFEKKVESSASVMAPNDLVAGAKNAQDSIGVSLDWSF; this is encoded by the coding sequence ATGAGAAAGGTGGCAGGTTCGGTGGCACTTGTTACGGCAGTTCTGTCTGCCAGTGCATTTGCAACAAATGGAGACAACATGATTGGAGTATCTCCAGCATCAAGAGCGATGGGAGGACTGGGAACAGGAATATGTCTTGAGCCTACAGACTCCATATTCAGAAATCCTGGATGGCTGGGAAGACAGAAAGGTTTTAACGTCAGTTTTGGTGGAATTCTGTTTATGCCTCATGTGAAGGCAAGGTCTAAAGGATACTGGGATACTGATGATACAGCAGCTGGTGGTGTTATAGCTGTAGATTCTGGTTATCAAACTTCTGATGCAGACACGTTTGTTATTCCTGAAATTGCTATAACAAATCAGATTAATGACAGACTTGTTATAGGTATTGGTGCTTACGGTGTTTCCGGTATGGGTGTTGATTACAGAGACAAAGATGGATTAAACCAGATGCACACGACACTCCAGTTTATGAGAGTTGTTCCTGCAGTTGGTTATAAAGTTAACGACAAGTTAGCTATCGGTGGTGCACTCCATCTTGCGTGGGGTTCTCTGGATTTAGGAGCTGTTATGGCATATGATGCTGATGGTGATGGTGCTCCAGGAACAACATGGAATGCTGCTGGTGGACAGTCTCAATCTTATGGGATAGGTGCCTCTATAGGTATTAACTATAAACCCTTAGATAATGTGTGTCTTGGTTTTTATTACCAGTCTTCAGTTAAAATGAAATACAAAAATGTTTTTAAATCTAATCCTATGTCCAATAACTTCGAAGACCTCAAACTTGAACAGCCTCAGGAGGCTTCTGTTGGTGTTGGATTCAGGCCTATTCCTGAGCTAAAAGTTGGTTTTGACGTAAGGTGGATTAACTGGTCTGATGCTGATGGATACAAACAGTTTAAATGGAAAGACCAGTGGGTTTTTGCCGTTGGTGGAGAGTACAAGGTTACTCCAAGACTTGCCCTCAGAGCTGGTTATAACTATGGAAAATCTCCAATTAGAAGTAAGAGTAACTTAGATGCAGCAAACAGAAACAATACAGTGCCAGATTTCAGTGGCAGATTTTCAGACTATGAAATAGAATGGTTCAATCTTGTAGGTTTCCCTGCTATCACAGAACACCACATAACACTTGGATTTGGATACCAGTTTACAGAGCATTTTACTCTGAATATGTCTTATGTAAGAGCATTTGAGAAGAAAGTTGAATCTTCCGCTTCAGTGATGGCTCCTAATGACCTTGTTGCAGGAGCCAAAAACGCTCAGGATTCTATAGGTGTTTCCTTAGACTGGAGCTTTTAA
- a CDS encoding molybdopterin-dependent oxidoreductase: MRTTRRNFLKGVAAAIGGAAFAKGVIEKTTNSAVASENADLTFTPEHIDYYPPFDKWNDWKEPSGDYWKKHGGALRNGVKLINYMIVPTVCSNCEAACGLTAWVDKDELVVRKFMGNPFHSGSRGRNCAKGYATLSQMYDPDRIPFPLKRAPGSKRGEGKWVRTTWDEALETIGKRMREVIKKAKNGDEYAKKMIMYHVGRPNYNGFQPRVVWSWGGDYHNSHTNFCSSGGRLGSITWSGDDRTSPDFANSRLIFLSSSHAADAGHYFQQHAGYIADARAKGAKLVVMDPRLSNSAGMADLWLPTWPGTEAAVFLAMANRLLQEDKYNRKFVERWTNWRTFIKDKKYLNYLKKEGIISEIPEGETFDDFISVLKQIYAPYTFEWAAEETKVPVDRLEKLYELILWAGDRITTYFWRAQAAGNRGGWMSAGRTGNFLLVLTGSIGGVGGTGWHHWHALGVGNNGGASTVADKPEPVDAWSELLWPPEWPIAAYELSIILPHLLSDEEWRKKWEKRGLKIPDKVEVWFGRMYNPVWTNPDGFRWIETLTDENKFGLTVHLSPTWSETSWFVDYILPVGLAGERHDNQTAETKPERWTAFRQPVLRVALQKMGWKPKVPWRATLEAHKKVGLGEVWEDDEFWINLAWAIDPDGSLGIRKYWESKKNPGKPVTVEEWYNACFSTIPGLRKICEKMGITPYEYMRDRGAWTEETNVYNVQEREIPYDPVKNAIKVKGKWIPLSECEIDENGAVFLRHHNAKKYHSERHILAVKKDGKFLKGFHTPTGHLEFYSKTLVEFGWPEYAIPIYPHTDEQRKKWIHILSHVHHSYMKEDNAFCLNPIFRLVYNIHTRSVNAKWLMEISQNHNPVWIYEGDAKRLGIKRGEPIKVRVVDTLTGIETGYFVGMAMPTQAVRPGVIACSHHQGRWRVKNFVKVEGFDQPLGIMTFGSKEVKINRNGSQWSMRNVEGSIPREIEIKHKEKWLKWPYPEFNKDIKEVWWNTTTGVWQNAVFPANPDPLSGMQCWHKKVLVEKAGPTDRIGDVVVDTEATFKVYQAWRDQLTRPAPGPNGLRRPKWMPRPWYPHTDKSYRMPGEHE; this comes from the coding sequence ATGAGAACAACAAGAAGGAACTTTTTAAAAGGGGTTGCTGCAGCGATAGGTGGTGCTGCTTTTGCCAAGGGTGTTATAGAAAAAACAACAAATTCAGCTGTTGCCTCAGAAAATGCAGACCTTACTTTTACACCTGAACATATAGATTACTATCCCCCATTTGACAAGTGGAATGATTGGAAAGAGCCATCTGGAGATTACTGGAAAAAGCATGGGGGAGCATTAAGAAACGGCGTAAAACTGATTAACTACATGATTGTTCCTACCGTCTGCAGTAACTGTGAAGCAGCATGTGGACTGACAGCATGGGTTGATAAAGACGAACTTGTTGTAAGGAAATTTATGGGTAATCCTTTCCATTCAGGTTCAAGGGGAAGAAACTGTGCTAAAGGTTATGCAACCCTTTCCCAGATGTACGACCCTGATAGAATTCCATTTCCTCTGAAGAGAGCTCCCGGTTCAAAGAGGGGAGAAGGTAAGTGGGTAAGAACAACATGGGATGAGGCTTTAGAAACAATAGGAAAGAGAATGAGGGAGGTTATAAAAAAGGCTAAAAATGGTGATGAATATGCCAAAAAGATGATTATGTATCACGTTGGAAGACCAAATTACAACGGATTTCAGCCAAGGGTTGTATGGTCGTGGGGTGGAGACTACCACAACTCCCATACAAACTTCTGTTCTTCAGGTGGAAGGCTTGGTTCTATAACATGGTCAGGTGATGACAGAACATCTCCGGACTTTGCAAACTCAAGACTGATATTTCTTTCATCTTCTCACGCAGCTGATGCAGGACACTACTTCCAGCAGCATGCAGGTTACATAGCAGATGCAAGGGCAAAAGGTGCAAAACTTGTCGTTATGGACCCAAGACTGTCAAACTCTGCTGGAATGGCAGACCTGTGGCTTCCAACATGGCCGGGAACAGAAGCTGCAGTATTTCTTGCTATGGCTAACAGATTACTGCAGGAAGACAAATATAACAGAAAGTTTGTTGAAAGGTGGACTAACTGGAGAACATTTATAAAAGACAAAAAATATCTGAACTACCTGAAAAAAGAGGGAATTATTTCAGAAATTCCTGAAGGGGAAACCTTTGATGACTTTATCTCTGTTCTCAAACAGATTTATGCTCCTTACACTTTTGAGTGGGCAGCAGAAGAGACAAAAGTTCCTGTTGATAGACTGGAAAAACTGTATGAGCTTATCCTCTGGGCTGGAGATAGGATAACCACATATTTCTGGAGAGCTCAGGCTGCAGGAAACAGAGGTGGATGGATGTCTGCAGGTAGGACAGGAAACTTCCTTCTTGTTCTAACAGGTTCTATTGGAGGTGTTGGTGGAACAGGATGGCACCACTGGCATGCTCTTGGTGTTGGTAACAATGGAGGTGCTTCCACAGTAGCAGATAAACCTGAACCTGTAGATGCATGGAGCGAACTTCTCTGGCCTCCGGAATGGCCGATAGCAGCTTACGAACTTAGTATAATACTTCCACATCTTCTTTCTGATGAAGAGTGGAGAAAGAAATGGGAGAAAAGAGGTCTGAAAATACCTGATAAGGTAGAGGTATGGTTTGGTAGAATGTATAATCCTGTATGGACAAACCCTGACGGATTCAGATGGATAGAGACACTGACGGACGAAAATAAGTTTGGACTTACAGTTCATCTGTCTCCAACATGGTCAGAAACAAGCTGGTTCGTTGATTACATACTTCCTGTTGGTCTTGCAGGTGAAAGACATGATAACCAGACAGCAGAAACAAAACCTGAAAGATGGACTGCATTTAGACAGCCTGTTTTGAGAGTGGCTCTCCAGAAAATGGGATGGAAACCAAAAGTTCCATGGAGAGCAACATTAGAAGCCCACAAAAAAGTTGGACTTGGTGAAGTGTGGGAGGATGATGAATTCTGGATTAATCTTGCATGGGCAATTGATCCTGATGGTTCTTTAGGTATAAGGAAGTACTGGGAGTCTAAGAAAAATCCTGGAAAACCAGTAACAGTTGAAGAGTGGTATAATGCATGCTTCAGCACTATACCAGGTCTGAGAAAAATATGTGAGAAAATGGGAATAACCCCTTATGAATACATGAGAGACAGAGGAGCATGGACTGAGGAAACAAATGTTTACAATGTTCAGGAAAGGGAAATTCCTTATGATCCTGTGAAGAATGCTATTAAGGTAAAAGGAAAATGGATACCTCTTTCAGAATGTGAGATTGACGAAAATGGAGCAGTCTTCCTGAGACATCACAATGCAAAAAAATATCACTCAGAAAGGCACATACTTGCTGTTAAAAAGGATGGAAAATTCCTCAAAGGTTTCCACACTCCAACAGGACACCTTGAGTTTTACTCAAAAACGCTCGTTGAGTTTGGATGGCCTGAATATGCGATACCTATATATCCACACACAGATGAACAAAGGAAAAAATGGATACATATACTCTCTCACGTTCACCACTCCTACATGAAAGAGGATAACGCATTCTGCCTCAACCCAATATTCAGACTTGTTTACAACATTCATACCCGTTCAGTAAACGCAAAATGGCTGATGGAGATTTCACAGAACCACAACCCAGTATGGATTTATGAAGGAGATGCAAAAAGACTTGGTATTAAAAGGGGAGAACCTATAAAGGTTAGAGTTGTGGATACACTGACAGGAATAGAAACTGGATACTTTGTTGGAATGGCAATGCCAACACAGGCTGTAAGACCTGGAGTTATTGCATGTTCCCACCATCAGGGAAGATGGAGAGTGAAAAACTTTGTTAAAGTTGAAGGATTTGATCAGCCCCTGGGTATTATGACCTTTGGTTCAAAAGAGGTAAAAATAAACAGAAACGGCAGCCAGTGGAGTATGAGAAATGTTGAAGGCTCAATCCCAAGAGAGATAGAGATTAAACACAAAGAGAAATGGTTGAAATGGCCTTATCCAGAGTTCAACAAAGATATCAAAGAGGTATGGTGGAACACAACAACAGGTGTATGGCAGAATGCTGTATTTCCTGCAAATCCTGACCCACTTTCTGGAATGCAGTGCTGGCATAAGAAGGTTTTAGTTGAAAAGGCTGGTCCTACAGATAGGATAGGTGATGTTGTTGTTGACACAGAAGCAACCTTCAAGGTCTATCAGGCATGGAGAGACCAGCTTACAAGACCTGCTCCTGGACCAAACGGACTGAGAAGACCAAAATGGATGCCAAGACCATGGTATCCACATACAGATAAATCTTACAGAATGCCTGGAGAACATGAATAA
- a CDS encoding 4Fe-4S dicluster domain-containing protein: MRLGFLVDLSRCMGCMACAVACKAENNVPLHSWRLRVKYIDQGEFPDVKRHFVPLRCNHCDNAPCERICPVSALHYLPNGIVNVDHERCIGCASCMMACPYNAIYIDPITNSADKCTYCAHRIEVGLMPACVVACPTHANIFGDLDDPESEISKYIKNHRDVMVRKPELNTHPKHFYVRGSTVALDPLASERPEGYTIFTEVKFLEHIGGH; this comes from the coding sequence ATGAGGTTAGGATTTCTTGTTGATTTGAGCAGGTGTATGGGATGTATGGCCTGTGCTGTTGCCTGTAAAGCTGAGAACAACGTTCCCCTTCACAGCTGGAGGCTCAGGGTAAAGTATATAGACCAGGGAGAATTCCCTGATGTCAAAAGGCATTTTGTTCCCCTGAGATGTAATCACTGTGACAATGCACCCTGTGAGAGGATATGTCCAGTATCTGCTCTTCACTACCTGCCTAACGGTATAGTAAATGTTGACCACGAAAGATGTATTGGATGTGCTTCATGTATGATGGCCTGCCCATACAATGCTATCTACATTGATCCAATTACAAACTCAGCAGACAAATGTACATACTGTGCACACAGAATTGAAGTAGGTCTTATGCCTGCATGTGTTGTTGCATGTCCAACCCACGCAAATATATTTGGAGACCTGGATGATCCTGAATCTGAAATATCCAAGTACATCAAAAATCATAGAGATGTCATGGTAAGAAAACCAGAGCTGAACACCCATCCAAAACATTTCTACGTCAGAGGTTCAACAGTGGCACTTGATCCACTTGCTTCAGAAAGACCTGAAGGATACACAATATTCACAGAAGTTAAGTTCTTAGAACATATAGGAGGGCATTAA
- a CDS encoding 4Fe-4S binding protein: MAVNRLNFSFSDCVHVYYRDSSCSFCIDVCPVEDVITQDDYRISVNTENCVSCGACVGVCPSEAFSLSGFDIETLFKTLKEESLLSCKKNLPCLSVLSVEDIVSAVLNAGSDVIFDTGYCRDCFIGTLLDEINKKVNEANYILEKIGVENRAITQDICFETEREEKNNRRSFLKNFGKAAAGLTFWALMPGISSFEEEKEEEVKNIVDEKINIKRRKRFVDALSSLNVDFSQIELGVDRISFTSDKWIDNSRCTNCSVCYNVCPTGALKAGEERLKILFQPKLCIKCRVCHEVCPEDCLHLKETLNMGTFLKETEVLAQHVMIPCEECLVPFSYKGDSTLCPRCRQLDEEIRDLLQIGE; this comes from the coding sequence ATGGCAGTAAACAGATTAAATTTTAGCTTCAGTGACTGTGTTCATGTGTATTACAGGGATTCTTCCTGTAGTTTCTGTATTGACGTATGTCCTGTAGAAGATGTTATAACGCAGGATGACTACAGAATATCAGTAAACACTGAAAATTGCGTCTCATGCGGTGCATGTGTAGGGGTCTGCCCCTCTGAAGCATTTTCCCTCTCCGGTTTTGATATTGAAACCCTGTTTAAAACCTTGAAAGAGGAATCATTACTCAGCTGTAAGAAGAACCTCCCCTGCCTGTCTGTTTTATCTGTTGAAGATATTGTTTCGGCTGTTTTAAACGCTGGCTCTGATGTTATTTTTGATACGGGATATTGCAGAGACTGTTTTATAGGAACCCTTTTAGATGAAATAAACAAAAAAGTAAACGAGGCAAACTACATACTTGAAAAAATAGGGGTAGAAAACAGAGCCATCACACAAGATATCTGCTTTGAAACAGAAAGAGAAGAGAAGAATAACAGAAGGTCTTTTTTGAAAAACTTTGGAAAGGCGGCAGCAGGATTAACCTTCTGGGCTTTGATGCCCGGAATTTCTTCTTTTGAAGAGGAAAAAGAGGAGGAAGTAAAAAACATAGTAGATGAAAAGATAAACATTAAAAGAAGAAAAAGGTTCGTTGATGCTCTAAGCAGTCTGAATGTAGACTTTAGTCAGATAGAATTAGGTGTTGACAGGATATCCTTTACATCTGATAAATGGATTGATAACAGCAGATGCACAAACTGCTCCGTATGCTACAATGTCTGTCCCACAGGAGCACTGAAGGCAGGTGAAGAGAGACTGAAAATACTGTTTCAGCCAAAGCTGTGTATTAAATGCAGAGTATGTCATGAGGTATGCCCTGAAGATTGCCTCCATCTGAAAGAAACGCTGAATATGGGAACATTTTTGAAAGAAACAGAAGTTCTTGCACAGCATGTAATGATACCATGTGAGGAATGTCTCGTACCGTTTTCTTACAAAGGGGATTCAACCCTATGTCCAAGATGCAGACAGCTTGACGAAGAGATAAGAGACCTTCTTCAGATTGGAGAATAG